The Candidatus Angelobacter sp. DNA window TGATCCTCGGCCACGGGATAGATGACGTGCTTCACCGTCTCCGCCGGCGAGCGGCGGGCGCCAATCTCGACCGTTTGCGGGTGGCGCATCGCCCACCTGATCAGCGAATCGATTTCCGGCGGAATTGTGGCGGAAAAGAGCGACGTGTGCCGGTCGCGCGGACATTTTTCCACGATCCGTCGCACGTCGGGGAGGAAGCCCATGTCGAGCATCCGATCCGCCTCGTCGAGCACAAGGAATTGGACGTGGTCGAGTTTGCAGGTGCCCTGCTGGATGTGGTCGAGCAGGCGGCCCGGCGTGGCGACGAGGATGTCAACCCCTTCGCGCAGGGCATCCTTTTGCCGGCCATACCCAACGCCACCGTACATCACGGCCACACGCAGGTTGGTGAATCGCGCCAGGTCACGGATCGCCGTCTCCACCTGCGCGGCCAGCTCGCGCGTCGGTTCGAGGACCAGGACGCGCGGGGCTTTGCTGTGCTGGCCTAGTTGGGAAAG harbors:
- a CDS encoding DEAD/DEAH box helicase, which translates into the protein MPFTKLGLSPAVLEGVKAMGYVEPTPIQLRVIPLILAGQDVIGSAQTGTGKTAAFALPILSQLGQHSKAPRVLVLEPTRELAAQVETAIRDLARFTNLRVAVMYGGVGYGRQKDALREGVDILVATPGRLLDHIQQGTCKLDHVQFLVLDEADRMLDMGFLPDVRRIVEKCPRDRHTSLFSATIPPEIDSLIRWAMRHPQTVEIGARRSPAETVKHVIYPVAED